AACAACTGGTAAAAACTTTGTCCTGTGCGGTTCCAGTGCCAGAAAAGTCAGGCGTGGACATGCCAATTTACTTGGTGGTAGAGCCGTCAAATATGAACTACTTGGCCTCGTAGCCCAAGAGATAGGAGAAAACTTCTCCCTTACCAACTTCGTCAACACCGGGCCGCTGCCAAACCATTATAATGCCGAGAATCCCAAACTTTTGCTCCGCAGTTATGTTGACGACTATTTGCGGGAAGAAATTCTTGAAGAGGGTTTAAGCAGAAACCTCCCGGTATTCTCAGACTTCCTCCGAGTCGCAGCAATCAGGGATACAGAGGTTCTTAACATGTCAAATGTGGCCCGCGAAACAGGTATGGCCCTCTCCACGGTACGAGACCATTACAGCATTCTGGTTGACACCTTGATGGGGGCTTTTCTCCCGGCTTATACAAAACGACCAAAACGCCGAACAATTCAAGCCCCCAAATTCTACTTTAGAGATCTCGGGGTTGTCAACCATTTGACCAAGCGGGGAAGAATTGAACCCGGCTCTGAACTATTCGGCAAGGCCTTTGAAAACTGGTTATTTCATGAGCTGTCAGTTTATTCAAGATACAGCGAACTATTCTACGACCTTTCATACTGGCGCCTTTCCAGCGGCATCGAAGTTGACTTCATTCTTGGCAATGGGGCCGTTGCCATTGAGGCAAAGGGTAAGTCACGTATCACCAGCCGGGATCTGAAAGGGCTCGTCCAGTTTAAAAAAGATTTCCCGGAGGTCAAACAAAGCATCATTGTCTGCCTGGAAAAACGGATGCGCAAAACTGATGAAGGAATTTTAATTGTCCCTTATCAAGAGTTCACAACTCTGCTTTGGCAAGGTGCCTGGACTAATGATCTTCTTCCAACTCTTCAACCCTATTCCTGAGCTCCGACGGATAAATGGTTTTGTAATCTGTGGCAATACACAAAGCTCCTTAATCATCCAGCAAAGAACGAATCCGGGCAATAACCTCCTTGAGGTTGTAGGGTTTGTTGATAAAGTGATCTTTAGCTAAGAGGAGGATATCCTCGGGAAGCTTATCGTCGGTATAGCCGGAGCCAAAAAGAACCGGAATATCCGGGTAGATATCCTTGATTTTTCCATATAGCTCGCTGCCTCCCATGATTGGCATGATTACGTCGGTAAATAAGAGATCAATAGCAGCCTGATGGTTTCCTGCCTGTTCCAGGGCATCCCGGCCATTTTCAGCCTCGATAACCGTATAACCTGCCTGCCGCAGCTGGCGGCTGATAATTTTCCTGATGCCGGCATCATCTTCGACCAGCAAAATGGTTTCATTGCCTCCAGCTGCAAGTTCGACAGACTCTTCATCCTCCATTTTCGTGACTTCTGCGGCCATAATCGGCCAGTAGATTTTAAAACTGGCTCCCTGTCCCGGTTCACTGTAGACGTAAATACTGCCCTGATTCTGTTTGACAATCCCATAGACCGTCGCCATCCCTATGCCGGTGCCTTCGCCTACGGCTTTGGTGGTATAAAATGGTTCAAAAATATGGTCGACCACCTCTTTTGCCATCCCGACGCCGTTATCCTCCACCTGGAGCTGCACATACCAGCCCGGGTGGCAGCCGGCATGCAGGGCAGCATAGTCGTCATCCAGGTATTTTTGGGAGGTGAAAATGG
This DNA window, taken from Pseudomonadota bacterium, encodes the following:
- a CDS encoding AAA family ATPase, whose protein sequence is MRAKPALAKRRISSGSLSSVFNRFSLDKNQTHDILSLHKQNTCISTKGTSMYKRLLRLPDRPDKSFFLWGPRQTGKTTLLKQLYPDALRLDLLKTDELIGYLKKPSILREEAAALAPTKLIVIDEIQKAPMLLDEIHYLIETTGKNFVLCGSSARKVRRGHANLLGGRAVKYELLGLVAQEIGENFSLTNFVNTGPLPNHYNAENPKLLLRSYVDDYLREEILEEGLSRNLPVFSDFLRVAAIRDTEVLNMSNVARETGMALSTVRDHYSILVDTLMGAFLPAYTKRPKRRTIQAPKFYFRDLGVVNHLTKRGRIEPGSELFGKAFENWLFHELSVYSRYSELFYDLSYWRLSSGIEVDFILGNGAVAIEAKGKSRITSRDLKGLVQFKKDFPEVKQSIIVCLEKRMRKTDEGILIVPYQEFTTLLWQGAWTNDLLPTLQPYS